In a genomic window of Suricata suricatta isolate VVHF042 chromosome 12, meerkat_22Aug2017_6uvM2_HiC, whole genome shotgun sequence:
- the TMEM239 gene encoding transmembrane protein 239 — MMQQLQVETDAVGAGEGLQQAVPWSAWITRQGWVRWCMCHVPRSWVQWWTTSGWRQPLQRVLWGLEGILYLLLSLMLCHALFTTGSYLLSSLWPVVATAWRHLLPAVLLLVLSALPALLFTASFLLLFSTLLSLVGLLTSMSHPDFAQDLDQ, encoded by the coding sequence ATGATGCAGCAGCTGCAAGTGGAGACGGATGCCGTGGGGGCTGGCGAGGGGCTGCAGCAGGCAGTGCCCTGGTCGGCCTGGATCACCCGGCAGGGCTGGGTGCGCTGGTGCATGTGCCATGTGCCACGGAGCTGGGTCCAGTGGTGGACCACATCGGGCTGGCGGCAACCCCTTCAGCGTGTGCTGTGGGGTCTGGAGGGGATCCTCTACCTGCTGCTGTCGCTGATGCTGTGCCATGCGCTCTTTACCACGGGCTCCTACCTGCTGAGCTCTTTGTGGCCTGTCGTGGCCACAGCGTGGCGCCATCTGCTGCCAGCTGTCCTGCTGCTGGTGCTCAgtgccctcccagccctgctcttCACAGCCTCCTTCCTGCTGCTTTTCTCCACGCTGCTGAGCCTTGTGGGCTTGCTCACCTCCATGTCTCACCCAGACTTCGCTCAGGACTTGGACCAATAG
- the PCED1A gene encoding PC-esterase domain-containing protein 1A → MVFCPENEEPRLPLRSAMVHFQASEVQQLLHNKFVVILGDSIQRSVYKDLVLLLQRDSLLTSAQLKAKGELSFEQDQLVAGGQLGELHNGTQYREVRQFCSGSGHHLVRFYFLTRVYSEYLEGVLEELTYGPAPDLVIINSCLWDLSRYGRCSMESYRKNLERVFVRMDQVLPDSCLLVWNMAMPLGERVTGGFLLPELQPLAGSLRRDVVEGNFYSATLAGDHCFDVLDLHFHFRHAVQHRHRDGVHWDQHAHRHLSHLLLTHVADAWGVELPKRDYPSDPWIEDWPELDHPFQGSHGQPPDFGELLALPPPPPSPLPRPIPFPYRIPQPPPPPLFPPLPQDTPFFPGQPFPPYEFFNYNSTEDFSMSPHLGCGPGVNFAPGPLPPPVPGPIPHGQHRGPVVHRGMPRCAPSSPYYVPRMGGPCRQRLRHSDRLIYTNKLERLPPAHSGTWPG, encoded by the exons ATGGTCTTCTGTCCGGAGAACGAGGAGCCGCGCCTCCCACTACGAAGCGCCATGGTCCACTTCCAGGCCTCAGAAGTCCAGCAGCTGCTACACAACAAGTTCGTGGTCATCTTGGGGGACTCAA TCCAGCGATCTGTGTATAAGGACCTAGTGCTCTTACTCCAGAGAGACTCCCTGCTCACATCTGCTCAGCTGAAAGCCAAG ggggaacTGAGCTTTGAACAGGACCAACTGGTGGCTGGGGGTCAGCTGGGCGAGCTGCACAACGGGACACAGTACCGGGAGGTCCGCCAGTTCTGCTCGGGTTCTGGCCACCACCTTGTGCGCTTCTACTTCCTCACCCGCGTTTACTCCGAGTACCTCGAGGGCGTCCTGGAGGAGCTGACATACGGGCCTGCCCCAGACCTGGTGATCATCAACTCCTGCCTCTGGGATCTCtccag GTATGGCCGCTGCTCAATGGAGAGCTACCGAAAGAATCTGGAGCGGGTGTTCGTGCGCATGGACCAGGTGTTGCCAGACTCTTGCCTGCTGGTGTGGAACATGGCAATGCCCTTGGGGGAGCGCGTCACTGGGGGTTTCCTTCTGCCAGAG CTCCAGCCCCTGGCAGGCTCTCTGCGGCGGGATGTGGTTGAAGGGAACTTCTACAGTGCAACTCTTGCCGGGGACCACTGCTTTGATGTCCTGGACCTCCATTTTCATTTCCGGCATGCAGTACAGCACCGTCACCGAGACGGTGTCCACTGGGACCAGCACGCCCACCGCCACCTCTCACACTTGCTTCTTACCCACGTGGCTGATGCCTGGGGCGTGGAGCTGCCCAAGCGTGACTATCCTTCTG ACCCGTGGATTGAGGACTGGCCAGAGCTGGATCATCCGTTCCAGGGGAGCCATGGGCAGCCCCCAGACTTCGGGGAGCTGCTggccttgcccccacccccaccctctcctctgccccgTCCCATACCTTTTCCCTACCGCATTCCTCAgcctccaccacctcccctgtttccacccctgccccaggacaCCCCCTTTTTCCCAGGCCAGCCCTTCCCACCCTATGAATTCTTCAATTATAATTCAACAGAAGACTTCTCGATGTCACCCCACTTAG GATGTGGCCCTGGAGTGAACTTTGCGCCTGGTCCCCTGCCACCTCCAGTCCCTGGCCCTATCCCCCATGGTCAGCACCGGGGCCCAGTGGTCCACCGGGGGATGCCACGCTGTGCTCCTAGCAGCCCCTACTATGTGCCGAGGATGGGGGGCCCCTGCAGGCAGCGGCTCAGACACTCAGACAGACTGATCTACACAAACAAACTGGAAAGACTGCCTCCTGCCCATTCGGGGACATGGCCTGGGTAG